The genome window CGGCGCCTACGCCTTCCCCGAACGCGCCCGCGAGTGGCTCGAGGTCCCCGAAAGCGAGCGCGGCGAACACGAGATCACCGACGTGCTCGCGAAAGTGCTCGACCGGTTCGCGGTGACACCGATCGCCCTCGATCAGTGGCTCGACGTCGGCCGACCCTGGGAACTCCTCGAGGCCAACGAGTGGAAGCTCGCCAATCTCGACCGGCGGATCGACGGCCGGGTCAGCGACGACGCCCACCTCGAGGGCGATGTGGTCGTCGAACAGGGGGCGACGGTGAAACCGGGAACCGTCATCGAGGGACCGGTCCTGATCCGCTCGGGTGCGACCGTCGGACCGAACGCCTACGTCCAAGGCGCCACGCTGATCGGCGAGGGCGCGTCGGTCGGCAACGCTGTCGAGATCGAGAACAGCGTTCTCTCATGCGACACCTCGGTCAGCCACCTCTCGTACGTCGGCGACAGCGTCCTCGGGCGCAACGTCAACTTCGGCGCCGGGACGACGGTCGCGAACCGACGCCACGACGGGGCGATCGTCGAACTCTCCGTCAAGGGCGAGCGCGTCCCGACGGGGCGACGCGAGTTCGGCGTCGTCGCCGGCGACGGCGCCAAGACCGGTATCAACTCGAGTCTGACCCCCGGGCTGAAACTCGCCGCGGGAGCGACGACGCGGCCCGGCGAGGTCGTCGAACGCGACGGGTAGCGCGACGCGAACCGCCGGTCCGTCGCGTCGATCCTGTCGACAGCGTCCGAACGGCGGGATGGGCACCGGAACCATCGGTAGCAAGTGGGGGCTTTATACCACGGCGAATAGCTAGATCGGATGGAGGGAGTCGATCAGATCCGATACGATCGCGGCAGTCCCCTCCAGCGCGGTTCCGACGGTTCGAGTGCGGGTCGCGGGCTGGAGCCCGACGACGCCGCTCGGAGCCGAAACTATGGGGGTGGTTTCGGTTCCCGCGGCCTCGTCGACTCGTACTCGGTACTCACGCGTTCGATCCGAGAGCAGCAGGTACGACGCGGCCCGGTCGGTTTTCGATTTTCGGTTTTTGCGTATTCGGACGCGCGACGTTCAGCTACTCGAACTCGAGTCCATCGGACGGAGACGGTCCGGGACAGAAAAAACGAATGGCGGTCGGCCTCGACCGCGGGTTATTCGACGGTGACGCTCTTCGCCAGGTTGCGTGGCTTGTCGATCGGTCGGTCGAGGAGGTCGGCCGCGTAGTAGGAGACGAGTTGCAACTGGACGTTCGCGAGCAGTCCCGCGAGGTCGGCGTCGGTCTCCGGGATCTCGAGGTGGGCATCCGCGACGTCGACGGCCCGGTGGTCTTCGGGGCAGACGGCGACCACGGGCGCGCCGCGGGTCTGCGCTTCCTCAGCGTTTTTCAGCGTCTTCTCGTCCTCCTGACCGGTGAAAATCGCGAAGACCGGCGTGTCGGGCGTCACCAGCGCCAGCGGGCCGTGTTTGAGCTCGCCCGAGGCGAACCCCTCGGCGTGCTCGTAGGTGATCTCCTTGAACTTCAGCGCGCCCTCGAGGGCCACCGGGAAGCCGAGTCCGCGGCCGATGAAGAAGTACGACCGGCTATTGTGGTAGCGCTCGGCGATCGCCTCGGCGTCGGTCTCCGCGAGCAGGTCGTCGAGCGCGTCGGGCATCGCGGCCAGTTCAGCCAATAGGGTATCGAGGTCGGCCGGCGGTTCGCCGTGGCGGTCGGCGGCGATGCGCTGGCCCAGCAGCGTCAGCATGACGGCCTGGGAGGAGAACGTCTTCGTCGCGGCGACGCCGATCTCGGGGCCGGCGCGGATGAACAGCGCCTCGTCGGCCTCGCGAGCGGCGGTCGAACCGACGACGTTCGTGACCGTGACGGTCATCGCTCCCTCAGCCTTGGCGTGGCGCAGGGCGTTTAACGTGTCCGCCGTCTCGCCGCTCTGGGTGACCGCGACCACGAGCGTGTCGTCGTCGATCGGCGGCGCCGAGACGCTGTACTCGTTCGCCAGCAGGGCGGTCGACTCGACGCCGGCCTGTTTCAGCGCGAGCGAGCCGTACAGCGCGGCGTGGTAGGAGGTTCCACAGGCGATGAACTGGACGCTATCGATATCCGTGAACGTTCCGGGCTCGACGTCCGCGAGCGCGATCCGGCCGTTCTGGGTGTCGATCCGCCCCTCCAGGGCCTGACCCAGGGCGGTCGGCTGCTCGTGGATTTCCTTCAGCATGAAGTGGTCGTACTCGCCCTTCCCGGCCTGCTCGGGGTCCCATTCGACGGTCTCGGGTTCGCGCACGATCGGGTCTCCGTCGAGGTCGGTGAACTCGACGCCGTCGTCGTCGACGATGACGACGTCGCCGTCCTCGAGGTAGACGACGCTATCGGTGTACTCGAGGAAGGCGGGAACGTCGCTGGCGAGGAAGTACTCGCCGTCCTCCATGCCGACGACCAGCGGCGATCCCTGTCGAGCGGCGTAGAGGACGTGTTCGCCGGAGAGCATCGCCGTGACGGCGTAGCTTCCCTCGAGTTCGTCGATGGCGCGGCGGAAGGCCGCCTCGTTGTCCATCCCCTCGTCGAGATAGAACTGGATGAGATGGGGGATGACCTCGGTGTCGGTGTCGCTGGTGAACTCGTGGCCGTAGTCAGCCAGTTCGGACTTGAGCTCGGCGTAGTTCTCGATGATGCCGTTGTGGACGACGGCGACGTCTTTCGTCTCGTCGGTGTGCGGGTGGGCGTTCTCGTCGGTCGGCGGGCCGTGGGTACTCCAGCGCGTGTGTCCGATCCCGACCGAGCCCTCGAGCGGCGTGTCGTCGATCGACTCACGCAGCTCGTCGACCTTGCCGGAGCGCTTTTCGACGTTGATACCCGATCCGTTCTGGACGGCGATGCCGGCCGAATCGTAGCCGCGGTACTCGAGGTTCTCGAGGCCGGTCAACAGCGATTCGAAGGCGTTTCCGTCGCCGACGCGGCCGATGATTCCACACATCGACGGTCACCCCCCGTACGGTCGTCCGGGAGCGCGGCTCCCCCGGAACGCCACAGCAGTTATCGAACGGGACGTCGCAGTTGCGGAGACGGGAGATCGAACGGCCGCTCGCGATAGCGCCATCGATCGGTGCGCTTCCGGGGCGACTGTTCGAGACGGCGGGCGGTACACGGACATATTGCATCCCTTCCCAGCAGCACTCATTACTATAGACGGGCTACTGGAAGCGGTAGTTGACGGGTAACAGTCGACCTCGGCGCTCCCTCCCCGATATACGAATTCGGGACACTCATCGATTTGGTCATGTTTCGAACATGTCCGTGCAATTCGAGCAGAAAAACCGACGATAATTCGTCCGAAACCGAGTTCTATAACCAGTATGTCAACCAAACAACAAACAATTACTGCGTACAGAACCGCAACCGAACAGGCGAACTGAGACCGACGAAAACTACACGGAACGCGCCGCCGGTAGCGGCTTCGGATCACGGGCTCGCGGAGACTCACGAGAGAGCACGATCGGGTCCCCTACTGATAGCGGGGGTCGTAAAGGAAACACTATCGAGAATGAATCGATCGACCGGGACCTCCGGTTCCCGGTGTAGCCGGTCCGTTCTCCCCGTCGACACCCACCACGCGACGAGATCCCGCGGACTCCCCAGCGCGCAACCCGAGACAGGAACCGACCGGTGAACACACCGGGGTTCCGGTCGAAATCGCCGGCAGGCGCGGCGGCGGCGGCGGTCCGGAAACGCGGTCGGGCGACCCGGGTGGCGCTGTCACGTCGGCGACCCGAAATGTGGGGATTCGCCGCGGGGACACATCGAATCGGCACACCTTTGGTAGTCGCTGGTGAAGTGAGTGTATGGGTTTTGGTAGCTACGACGAATCCGAGCAACAGCAGCAGACGGCGGACGACGAGGACGATGTCGAGGCCGTCAACGTCCACGAAAACGATCACGACGGACAGCTGTCGTTCGAGTCCGACGCCTCGACCGACGAGCTCGTCTCGCAGCTCGGCTCGATGAAAGACGACGACGACGAGACCGAGGAATAAGACTCGAGGATCGGCGGGGAGCGACGACGAACGGGGCCGGGTCGGCGAGCGGACCCGATTCGAAGCCGAATTTTCTCATTTCGTGCGCGCGTATCGCGACCGATCGGTTCGACAGGAGACCAGAATAGAATACGTAGCTGCCGGCTCAGTACGAGACGGAGCGACGGCTCAGCAGA of Haloterrigena salifodinae contains these proteins:
- the glmU gene encoding bifunctional sugar-1-phosphate nucleotidylyltransferase/acetyltransferase, whose translation is GAYAFPERAREWLEVPESERGEHEITDVLAKVLDRFAVTPIALDQWLDVGRPWELLEANEWKLANLDRRIDGRVSDDAHLEGDVVVEQGATVKPGTVIEGPVLIRSGATVGPNAYVQGATLIGEGASVGNAVEIENSVLSCDTSVSHLSYVGDSVLGRNVNFGAGTTVANRRHDGAIVELSVKGERVPTGRREFGVVAGDGAKTGINSSLTPGLKLAAGATTRPGEVVERDG
- the glmS gene encoding glutamine--fructose-6-phosphate transaminase (isomerizing), encoding MCGIIGRVGDGNAFESLLTGLENLEYRGYDSAGIAVQNGSGINVEKRSGKVDELRESIDDTPLEGSVGIGHTRWSTHGPPTDENAHPHTDETKDVAVVHNGIIENYAELKSELADYGHEFTSDTDTEVIPHLIQFYLDEGMDNEAAFRRAIDELEGSYAVTAMLSGEHVLYAARQGSPLVVGMEDGEYFLASDVPAFLEYTDSVVYLEDGDVVIVDDDGVEFTDLDGDPIVREPETVEWDPEQAGKGEYDHFMLKEIHEQPTALGQALEGRIDTQNGRIALADVEPGTFTDIDSVQFIACGTSYHAALYGSLALKQAGVESTALLANEYSVSAPPIDDDTLVVAVTQSGETADTLNALRHAKAEGAMTVTVTNVVGSTAAREADEALFIRAGPEIGVAATKTFSSQAVMLTLLGQRIAADRHGEPPADLDTLLAELAAMPDALDDLLAETDAEAIAERYHNSRSYFFIGRGLGFPVALEGALKFKEITYEHAEGFASGELKHGPLALVTPDTPVFAIFTGQEDEKTLKNAEEAQTRGAPVVAVCPEDHRAVDVADAHLEIPETDADLAGLLANVQLQLVSYYAADLLDRPIDKPRNLAKSVTVE
- a CDS encoding DUF5786 family protein; the protein is MGFGSYDESEQQQQTADDEDDVEAVNVHENDHDGQLSFESDASTDELVSQLGSMKDDDDETEE